DNA sequence from the SAR202 cluster bacterium genome:
CACCGTCCTGGTCAACTCCAACCCGGCCACGATAATGACCGACCAGGGCATCGCCGACATCGTCTATATCGAACCGCTGACCGTTCCCGTCATCGAGCGTATCATCGCCCAGGAGCGCCCCGACGGCCTCCTCCCTACCCTGGGCGGCCAGACAGGCCTCAACCTGGCCGTGGACCTGGCTGACGCCGGCATCCTCGACAAGTACAACGTGCGGCTCCTCGGCACCCCCCTCCAGACCATCCGCACCGCCGAGGACCGCGAAGGCTTCAAGCAGCTTCTCCTCCGCATCGGCGAGCCTGTGCCGCCCAGCAAGTCGGTATCTTCATTCAAGGAAGCCCTGGCAGCCCTGGAAGAGCTGGGCCTTCCCCTGGTCATCCGGCCCGCCTACACCCTGGGCGGTACCGGCGGCGGCATGGCCCGCACCCGCCGGCAGTTCGAGGAGGTTGCCAAGGACGGCCTCGCCGCCAGTCCTATCCACCAGGTGCTTATCGAGCGGTCCCTGGAGGGCTGGCGCGAACTCGAGTACGAGGTTATGCGGGACGGGGCTGACAACTGCATCACCATCTGCAACATGGAGAACCTGGACCCCATGGGCGTCCACACGGGCGACAGCATTGTCGTCGCGCCCAGCCAGACGCTGACGGACAAAGAGTACCAGATGCTGCGCTCCGCCAGCCTAAAAATCATTCGCGCCCTGGGCATCGAAGGTGGCTGCAATATCCAGTTCGGCCTGCGGCCCCACCCCATCATCGAAAAAAGTCTCCACGGCCAGTGGGAACCTGACTCTGAATATTACGTCATCGAGGTTAACCCCCGCGTCAGCCGCAGCTCCGCCCTCGCCAGCAAGGCCACTGGCTACCCCATCGCCCGCGTCGCCTCCAAAATCGCCGTGGGTCGGCGGCTGGACGAAATCCCCAACGCCGTCACCCAGAAGACCAAGGCCGCCTTCGAGCCTGCTCTGGACTACTGCGTCGTCAAGATTCCACGGTGGCCCTTCGATAAGTTCCCCGCCGGGGACCGCACCCTCTCCACTCAGATGAAGGCCACCGGCGAGGTTATGGCTATCGACCGCTCCTTTGAGGCCGCCTTGCAAAAGGCCGTCCGCTCCCTGGAAGTAGGTGGCCGCTCGCTGTTGTGGGAGGATGCCGAGTGGAGCCAGAACGGCGAGTTCAAGGCTGGCGAGTTTGTCCGCAAGCCCACCGACTTCCGCCTCTGGGTCCTCATGACTGCCCTGCGCCGCGGCCAGACCCCCGAGGCCCTCTCCGCCGCCAGCGGCATCGACCCCTGGTTTACCCACGCCCTGGCCCGCATTCACGCCATGGAGCGCCGTCTGCTGTCCGAAGACCTGACGCCGGAATTGCTTCGCGGCGCCAAGCGCCTGGGCTTCGCCGACGAGCAGGTAGGTCGCCTCTCCGACCTCCTCCCCGACCAGGTCCGCGAGCGCCGCCGCCAGTGGGATATCCGCCCAGTTTATAAAATGGTCGACACCTGCGCCGCAGAGTTCGAGGCTGTCACGCCGTATTTTTATAGCACCTATGACCAGGAGAACGAGGCCCCACCCTTGCCCGGCCAGAAGGCCATCGTCATCGGCAGCGGCCCCATCCGCATCGGCCAGGGCATCGAGTTCGACTACTGCAGCGTCCACGCTGCCTGGGCTTTGCAGGAGGAGGGCGTGCGCAGCATTATGGTCAACTCCAACCCTGAGACTGTCTCCACCGACTTCGACACCAGCGACCGCCTCTACTTCGAGCCTCTGGACGGCGAGGCGCTGCGGGACATCATCGATAACGAGACTGACAACGGCGCGCCGCCCGCATCCGTCGTCCAGTTCGGAGGGCAGACAGCCCTTAACCTGTCCCAGATTCTGGGCCAGGCCGGACTGCCTATCCTCGGTTCCAGCGCAGAAGCCATAGACATAGCTTCAGACCGCCGGCGCTTCGAGGAGTTTTTGGCCCGCCTTGGCATTCCCCAGCCGCCGGGCGCCGCTGTTACCTCCGTGGAGGAAGCCCTGAAGATAGCCCAGAACATCGGATATCCCGTGGTGGTGCGGCCCAGCTACGTCCTCGGAGGCCGCGCCATGGAGATTGTCCACAACGCCACCGAACTTATTCGATACCTCACCGCCGCCACCTCCGTCGGGACCGGCAAGCCCGTCCTCGTTGATCACTACATGGAGGGCAAGGAGTGCGAGGTCGACGCCGTCTGCGACGGCGAGACCGTCCTCATTCCCGGCATCATGGAGCACATCGAGCGCGCTGGCGTCCACAGCGGCGATTCCATGGCTATCTACCCCGCCCTCAACCTCACGCCCGCCGAAGTCAACACCATCGTGGACTATACTACCCGCATCGGCAACGCCCTGGGCGTCAAAGGCCTCATGAACGTCCAGTTCGTCATCGTCGGCGGGCGGCCCTACCGCAGCCCCCGCCAGCCGCGAGACGAGAGCGGTGCCACCACCGTCTATATCCTGGAGGTCAACCTCCGTTCCAGCCGCACCGTGCCCTTCATTTCCAAGGTCACCGGCGTACCCATGGTCCATCTCGCCACCAAGATAATCCTCGGCAAGAAGCTCAAGGACATGGGCTATCAGGGCGGACTGTGGAAGCGGCAAAAGATCGTCGCCATTAAGGCCCCGGTCTTCTCCATGTCCAAGCTCATCGGCGTGGACTGGTACCTGGGGCCTGAGATGAAGTCCACCGGCGAAGTTATGGGCCTCGACTACAAATTCGGCCCCGCTCTCGCCAAAGCCCTCGCCGCCTCCAACATGACCCTGGCGGCCAAGTCGTCGGTGCTAATCAGCGTCGCCGACAGGGATAAGGCTGAGGCCATGAGCATCGTCAAAGACCTGCTGCAATCGGGCTGCAAGCTCTACGCCACCGAAGGCACCGCCGCCATGATCGAGGCCATGGGTGGCGGCGTGACTATGATCACCAAGAAGCTCCAGGAAGGCCACCCCAACGTCGTCGATGTCATTAACGACGGCACGGTCCAGGCTGTCATCAACACCGTCAGCGACGTCGCCACCACCCTTCGCGACGGCTTCTACATTCGCCGCGCCGCCGCCGAGCGCCGCATTCCCTGTTACACCTCCCTGGACACCGCCCGCGTCGCCGCCGAAAGCCTCCTGTCCGAGGACGCCGGCTACAGCGTGGAGTCTATGGATAAGTATTTGCGAGACGGAACATAGAAAACCTTCAGCTTTCGAAAAAATGAACGCCTTTATTAGTCCCGCCAAAGTATAGAAAGAAGGTTTATCGGTACTTTCAACGTTCCTGTACAGATAGGAAAAGTTGGTGACCGCCGCTCGCTGCGGCTTGTTATGCTGGTGGATACGGGTGCGACCTTTAGCCTGGTGCCACGTCAATACCTGCAGGAACTGGGTATAGAGGTCGTCCGTGAAGTCAGGTTCCGGCTGGCCGATGAGAGCACAGTTTCTATGCCCGTGGGCAGAGTACTTATGCGTCTGGATGGCCTAGAAGAAGTAGTCCCCGTGGTCTTTGGCCCTAACAACGCAACCCCACTCTTGGGGGCCATTGCGATGGAAGCTTTCCTCCTTGCCCCCGATCCGGTTAACCAACGCCTTGTCCCAGTAGACGGTTTGCTGAAATAACAAAATAGCCGCTACAGCTCAGTTTTCTTCTCCAACTGCTCCATCGTCCATCCAGTCTGTCCCAAGCCCCCGGTCCAAAGGCGGGCATGGTAAAAAGGCCTCTGTCTGCTGGCTAATTGACTTGTTATTTCTCCGTCCCAAGAGTACCGTGTATCGGCCTCAGTAAAGGCAAGAATCAAAGGAGACTTAATGTGTCGACCTACAC
Encoded proteins:
- the carB gene encoding carbamoyl-phosphate synthase large subunit; this translates as MADKPKKVLVIGSGPIVIGQAAEFDYAGAQACKSLREEGVTTVLVNSNPATIMTDQGIADIVYIEPLTVPVIERIIAQERPDGLLPTLGGQTGLNLAVDLADAGILDKYNVRLLGTPLQTIRTAEDREGFKQLLLRIGEPVPPSKSVSSFKEALAALEELGLPLVIRPAYTLGGTGGGMARTRRQFEEVAKDGLAASPIHQVLIERSLEGWRELEYEVMRDGADNCITICNMENLDPMGVHTGDSIVVAPSQTLTDKEYQMLRSASLKIIRALGIEGGCNIQFGLRPHPIIEKSLHGQWEPDSEYYVIEVNPRVSRSSALASKATGYPIARVASKIAVGRRLDEIPNAVTQKTKAAFEPALDYCVVKIPRWPFDKFPAGDRTLSTQMKATGEVMAIDRSFEAALQKAVRSLEVGGRSLLWEDAEWSQNGEFKAGEFVRKPTDFRLWVLMTALRRGQTPEALSAASGIDPWFTHALARIHAMERRLLSEDLTPELLRGAKRLGFADEQVGRLSDLLPDQVRERRRQWDIRPVYKMVDTCAAEFEAVTPYFYSTYDQENEAPPLPGQKAIVIGSGPIRIGQGIEFDYCSVHAAWALQEEGVRSIMVNSNPETVSTDFDTSDRLYFEPLDGEALRDIIDNETDNGAPPASVVQFGGQTALNLSQILGQAGLPILGSSAEAIDIASDRRRFEEFLARLGIPQPPGAAVTSVEEALKIAQNIGYPVVVRPSYVLGGRAMEIVHNATELIRYLTAATSVGTGKPVLVDHYMEGKECEVDAVCDGETVLIPGIMEHIERAGVHSGDSMAIYPALNLTPAEVNTIVDYTTRIGNALGVKGLMNVQFVIVGGRPYRSPRQPRDESGATTVYILEVNLRSSRTVPFISKVTGVPMVHLATKIILGKKLKDMGYQGGLWKRQKIVAIKAPVFSMSKLIGVDWYLGPEMKSTGEVMGLDYKFGPALAKALAASNMTLAAKSSVLISVADRDKAEAMSIVKDLLQSGCKLYATEGTAAMIEAMGGGVTMITKKLQEGHPNVVDVINDGTVQAVINTVSDVATTLRDGFYIRRAAAERRIPCYTSLDTARVAAESLLSEDAGYSVESMDKYLRDGT
- a CDS encoding Retroviral aspartyl protease; this encodes MLVDTGATFSLVPRQYLQELGIEVVREVRFRLADESTVSMPVGRVLMRLDGLEEVVPVVFGPNNATPLLGAIAMEAFLLAPDPVNQRLVPVDGLLK